The Pseudomonas berkeleyensis genome includes a region encoding these proteins:
- a CDS encoding 3-oxoacyl-ACP reductase, translated as MSDRYLAFANSSTGRRLVGALGLPAPLRLERWMAGRVRPVDGALLLGGEGELLKAVQPFASKLTDQLFAARDGQLDLPRWTAEHGPKLKALVFDASHLTRFEQLIELRDFFQPAFKGLDKCPRVVVLGRAPESLKDPIAASVQRSLEGFTRSLGKEIRRGGSVQLLYVGKGGDQQLEGALRFFLSPKSAYVSGQVLRLGACGEQVKDWTRPLAGKKALVTGASRGIGASIAEVLARDGAEVVLLDVPPAADALQALAARLGGRAVTLDICAEDAPQRLIEALPDGLDIVVHNAGITRDKTLAKMSDAFWNSVIDVNLKAPQVLTQALLDADKLHDNGRVVLIASISGIAGNMGQTNYATSKAGVIGLAQAWAPALAKKGISINAVAPGFIETQMTAAIPLGIREAGRRMNSMSQGGLPQDVAEAVAWFAQPGSGAVTAQYLRVCGQSLLGA; from the coding sequence ATGTCCGACCGTTACCTCGCCTTCGCCAACTCGTCTACCGGCCGTCGCCTGGTCGGAGCCCTCGGCCTGCCGGCGCCGCTGCGCCTGGAACGCTGGATGGCCGGCCGGGTCAGGCCGGTGGATGGCGCTCTGCTGCTGGGCGGCGAGGGTGAGCTGCTCAAGGCCGTGCAACCCTTCGCCAGCAAGCTTACCGATCAGCTATTCGCCGCCCGGGATGGTCAACTCGACCTGCCACGCTGGACGGCCGAGCATGGCCCCAAGCTCAAGGCCCTGGTCTTCGATGCCAGCCACCTGACCCGTTTCGAACAGTTGATCGAGCTGCGCGATTTCTTCCAGCCTGCCTTCAAGGGCCTGGACAAGTGTCCTCGTGTGGTCGTTCTAGGGCGTGCCCCGGAGTCATTGAAAGACCCCATCGCCGCCAGCGTGCAGCGCTCGCTGGAAGGTTTCACCCGTTCGCTGGGCAAGGAGATTCGCCGTGGTGGCAGCGTGCAGCTGCTCTATGTCGGCAAGGGCGGTGATCAGCAACTGGAAGGCGCGCTGCGCTTCTTCCTCTCGCCGAAAAGCGCCTATGTCTCCGGCCAGGTGCTGCGTCTCGGTGCCTGCGGCGAACAGGTCAAGGACTGGACGCGCCCATTGGCCGGCAAGAAAGCGCTGGTCACCGGTGCCTCGCGCGGTATCGGCGCGTCCATCGCCGAAGTCCTCGCCCGTGACGGCGCCGAGGTGGTGCTGCTCGACGTGCCGCCCGCTGCCGATGCCTTGCAAGCCCTGGCCGCGCGCCTGGGTGGACGTGCCGTGACCCTGGACATCTGCGCCGAGGATGCGCCGCAGCGCCTGATCGAAGCCCTGCCTGATGGCCTCGACATCGTCGTGCACAACGCCGGCATCACCCGCGACAAGACCCTGGCGAAGATGAGCGATGCGTTCTGGAATTCGGTGATCGACGTCAACCTCAAGGCCCCGCAGGTACTGACGCAGGCGCTGCTGGATGCCGACAAGCTGCACGACAACGGCCGTGTGGTGCTGATCGCTTCGATCAGCGGCATTGCCGGCAACATGGGCCAGACCAACTATGCGACGAGCAAGGCCGGCGTGATCGGCCTGGCTCAAGCCTGGGCACCAGCCCTGGCAAAGAAAGGCATCAGCATCAACGCCGTGGCGCCGGGTTTCATCGAAACCCAGATGACAGCGGCCATACCGCTGGGCATCCGCGAGGCCGGCCGGCGCATGAACTCGATGAGCCAGGGCGGCCTGCCGCAGGACGTCGCCGAGGCCGTGGCCTGGTTCGCCCAGCCCGGTTCGGGCGCAGTGACCGCGCAGTACCTGCGCGTATGTGGACAAAGCCTGCTGGGTGCCTGA
- a CDS encoding DUF411 domain-containing protein, whose amino-acid sequence MRHSLLALCLFTSLAQASEALTIDVHRDANCGCCKAWISHLQDNGFTVNDHVEADMSAVKQRLGVPPRLASCHTGVIDGKFVEGHVPAADILKLRERPDLLGAAVPGMPMGSPGMEYGDRVDAYQVIGLDRERQDQVLADYPGN is encoded by the coding sequence ATGCGCCACTCGCTGCTCGCCCTCTGCCTCTTCACCAGCCTGGCCCAGGCCAGCGAAGCGCTGACCATCGACGTCCACCGCGACGCCAACTGCGGCTGCTGCAAGGCCTGGATCAGCCATCTGCAGGACAACGGCTTTACCGTCAACGACCATGTCGAAGCCGACATGAGCGCGGTCAAACAGCGCCTTGGCGTGCCGCCACGCCTGGCCTCCTGCCATACCGGGGTGATCGACGGCAAATTCGTCGAGGGCCATGTACCGGCCGCCGACATTCTCAAGTTGCGTGAACGCCCCGATCTGCTCGGCGCGGCGGTGCCTGGCATGCCCATGGGCTCGCCCGGCATGGAATACGGTGACCGCGTCGATGCCTATCAGGTGATTGGTCTGGATCGTGAGCGCCAGGATCAGGTGCTGGCCGACTATCCCGGCAACTGA
- a CDS encoding HAD family hydrolase, which yields MNALRDARHWVFDMDGTLTLAVHDFPAIKRVLGIPQEDDILHHLAALPAEEAAQKHAWLLEHERELALASRPAPGAIELVRALCGRGCQLGILTRNAHELALLTLQAIGLDDCFASADILGRDEAPPKPHPGGLLHLAERWAVTPQELVMVGDYRFDLECAQAAGARGVLVNLPDNPWPELTALHARDCGELLTLL from the coding sequence GTGAACGCATTGCGCGACGCGCGTCACTGGGTGTTCGACATGGACGGCACCCTGACCCTGGCGGTGCATGACTTCCCGGCGATCAAGCGCGTACTGGGCATTCCCCAGGAGGACGACATCCTCCATCACCTGGCAGCGCTGCCGGCCGAAGAGGCCGCGCAGAAGCACGCCTGGCTGCTGGAGCACGAGCGCGAACTGGCGCTAGCCTCACGTCCGGCGCCGGGCGCCATCGAGCTGGTGCGTGCGCTTTGCGGGCGGGGTTGCCAGCTCGGCATCCTCACGCGCAATGCGCATGAGTTGGCGCTGCTGACGCTACAAGCCATCGGGCTGGATGACTGTTTCGCCAGCGCTGACATTCTCGGCCGTGACGAAGCGCCGCCCAAGCCGCATCCGGGCGGCCTGTTGCATCTGGCTGAACGCTGGGCGGTAACGCCGCAGGAACTGGTGATGGTCGGTGATTATCGCTTCGATCTGGAATGCGCTCAGGCCGCTGGCGCACGTGGCGTGCTGGTCAACCTGCCGGACAACCCCTGGCCGGAGCTGACCGCGCTGCATGCGCGCGATTGCGGGGAACTGCTGACGCTTCTGTAG
- the ypfJ gene encoding KPN_02809 family neutral zinc metallopeptidase — MRWQRGRRSDNVVDARGRSGRRVSGGLSLAGVAVIVIVGLLMGQDPLQILGQIAGQATQPQVSQTQSAPPANDQQSEFVRAILGDTEDTWRELFQQAGQQYRDPKLVLFSDGVNSACGFASSAVGPFYCPGDQRVYLDMAFFREMEQRFSAAGDFAQAYVIAHEVGHHVQTLLGVSAKVNAARQRGERVEGDGGLLVRQELQADCLAGVWAHHAQRRHNWLEAGDLEEALNAASAIGDDRLQKQARGQVVPDAFTHGTSEQRVRWFKNGFENGQPGRCDTFKATRL; from the coding sequence ATGCGCTGGCAACGCGGCAGACGCAGTGACAACGTGGTGGATGCGCGCGGCCGTTCGGGCAGGCGCGTCAGCGGCGGCCTGAGCCTGGCCGGAGTGGCGGTGATCGTCATCGTCGGCCTGCTGATGGGCCAGGATCCCTTGCAGATTCTCGGCCAGATCGCCGGCCAGGCCACCCAGCCGCAGGTCAGTCAGACACAGAGCGCACCACCGGCCAACGATCAACAGAGCGAGTTCGTCCGCGCCATCCTTGGTGACACCGAAGACACCTGGCGCGAGCTGTTCCAGCAGGCCGGCCAGCAATATCGCGACCCGAAACTGGTGCTGTTCTCGGATGGCGTCAACTCGGCCTGCGGCTTCGCCAGCTCGGCCGTCGGCCCCTTCTATTGCCCCGGCGACCAGCGCGTATACCTCGACATGGCGTTCTTCCGCGAGATGGAACAGCGCTTTTCGGCAGCCGGCGACTTCGCCCAGGCTTACGTGATCGCCCATGAAGTAGGCCACCACGTACAGACGCTGCTCGGCGTCTCGGCCAAGGTCAACGCCGCGCGTCAGCGGGGCGAGCGGGTCGAAGGCGACGGAGGCCTGCTGGTACGCCAGGAACTACAGGCCGACTGCCTGGCAGGCGTCTGGGCGCATCACGCTCAACGCCGCCACAACTGGCTGGAAGCTGGTGATCTAGAAGAAGCGTTGAACGCAGCCAGCGCCATCGGTGACGACCGTTTGCAGAAACAGGCCCGTGGTCAGGTGGTGCCGGACGCCTTCACCCACGGCACTTCAGAGCAGCGCGTACGCTGGTTCAAGAACGGATTCGAGAACGGCCAACCCGGGCGTTGCGATACCTTCAAGGCAACTCGGTTGTAA
- the tesB gene encoding acyl-CoA thioesterase II: protein MTQVLDDLVALLSLEQIEENLFRGRSQDLGFRQLFGGQVLGQCISAASQTVAAERHVHSMHGYFLRPGDASLPVVYQVERTRDGGSFSTRRVVAVQKGQPIFFCSASFQYDEEGFHHQSQMPDVPGPENLKSETELARMVAPMIPERLRERAISDKPIEIRPVTLINPFAPQPCEPVKYVWFRAAGDLPDDPQLHKYLLAYASDFNLLTTSMQPHGVSVFQKFMQVASLDHSLWFHRNLRMDDWLLYAMDSPWAGNARGFSRASIYNRQGELVASVAQEGLTRVREDWK from the coding sequence ATGACCCAGGTACTCGACGATCTGGTCGCGCTGCTCAGCCTGGAGCAGATCGAGGAAAACCTGTTCCGTGGTCGCAGCCAGGATCTGGGCTTCCGCCAGCTGTTCGGTGGCCAGGTGCTCGGCCAATGCATCTCCGCCGCCAGCCAGACAGTTGCCGCCGAGCGTCACGTGCACTCCATGCACGGCTATTTCCTGCGCCCTGGCGACGCCAGCCTGCCGGTGGTCTATCAGGTAGAGCGTACCCGTGATGGCGGCAGCTTCAGCACCCGCCGCGTGGTGGCGGTACAGAAAGGTCAGCCGATCTTCTTCTGCAGCGCCTCGTTCCAATACGACGAGGAAGGTTTCCATCACCAGAGCCAGATGCCGGACGTGCCCGGCCCCGAGAACCTGAAGTCGGAAACCGAGCTGGCGCGCATGGTCGCGCCGATGATTCCCGAGCGACTGCGTGAACGCGCGATCAGCGACAAGCCGATCGAGATCCGCCCGGTGACCCTGATCAACCCCTTCGCCCCGCAACCCTGCGAGCCAGTGAAGTACGTGTGGTTCCGCGCTGCCGGCGACCTGCCGGACGACCCGCAACTGCACAAGTACCTGCTGGCCTATGCCAGCGACTTCAACCTGCTGACCACCTCGATGCAGCCCCATGGCGTGTCGGTGTTCCAGAAGTTCATGCAGGTGGCCAGCCTCGACCATTCGCTGTGGTTCCATCGCAACCTGCGCATGGACGACTGGTTGCTGTACGCCATGGACAGCCCCTGGGCCGGTAATGCGCGCGGCTTCTCCCGTGCCAGCATCTACAACCGCCAGGGTGAACTGGTGGCCTCGGTCGCTCAGGAAGGCCTGACCCGCGTGCGTGAGGACTGGAAGTGA
- a CDS encoding DUF4345 family protein, with amino-acid sequence MLFARIVLLIQIAALSLLGLAYFIRPEEMASFSGALLMGSAAVTEVRAYYGGLQLGLAAYLAMALTRLDLLRPALMLVVLLYAALALARIAGLWLDGGAQQTFNLYALLLEVMSAVLAWWALRGLAR; translated from the coding sequence ATGCTGTTTGCCCGAATCGTTCTGCTGATCCAGATCGCGGCGCTGAGTCTGCTGGGGCTGGCCTATTTCATTCGCCCTGAGGAAATGGCCAGTTTCAGTGGCGCCCTGCTGATGGGGAGTGCCGCCGTGACCGAGGTTCGCGCCTACTACGGCGGCCTGCAACTGGGGCTGGCGGCTTATCTGGCGATGGCCTTGACGCGCCTGGATCTGCTGCGCCCGGCGCTGATGCTGGTGGTGTTGCTGTATGCCGCGCTGGCCTTGGCACGTATCGCCGGACTGTGGCTGGATGGCGGGGCGCAGCAGACCTTCAATCTTTATGCGCTGCTGCTTGAGGTGATGTCGGCCGTGCTGGCCTGGTGGGCGTTACGCGGGCTCGCACGCTAG
- the trmA gene encoding tRNA (uridine(54)-C5)-methyltransferase TrmA, whose product MSRPAFDPASYDAQLAEKKARLVELLAPFSAPEPEVFDSPREHYRLRAEFRLWREDGQRHYAMFAPGDKHTPILIDDFPIASLRINELMPRLRAAWQASETLSFKLFQVEFLTTLTGDALITLAYHRPLDAAWQAEAERLAAELNVSLVGRSRGQRLVIGRDYVEEELIVAGRSFRYRQPEGAFTQPNGAVCQKMLGWAYDVLGQRNDDLLELYCGNGNFTVPLATRVRKVLATEISKTSVNAALANLADNAVNNVELVRLSAEELTQALNEVRPFRRLAGIDLKSYEFGSVFVDPPRAGMDPDTCELTRRFERILYISCNPETLAANIAQLDDTHKVTRCALFDQFPYTHHMESGVLLERR is encoded by the coding sequence ATGAGCCGCCCCGCATTCGACCCCGCCAGCTACGACGCCCAACTCGCCGAGAAGAAGGCCCGCCTGGTCGAATTGCTGGCGCCCTTCTCGGCTCCGGAGCCAGAGGTTTTCGACTCGCCGCGTGAGCACTACCGCCTGCGCGCCGAGTTTCGCCTGTGGCGTGAGGACGGCCAGCGTCACTACGCGATGTTCGCCCCTGGCGACAAACACACGCCGATTCTGATCGACGACTTCCCCATCGCCAGCCTGCGTATCAACGAACTGATGCCGCGCCTGCGCGCCGCCTGGCAGGCCAGCGAGACGCTGTCGTTCAAGTTGTTCCAGGTTGAATTCCTCACCACCCTGACCGGCGATGCGCTGATCACCCTGGCTTACCACCGGCCACTGGACGCCGCCTGGCAAGCCGAGGCCGAGCGCCTGGCCGCCGAGCTGAACGTCAGCCTGGTCGGCCGCTCACGTGGCCAGCGCCTGGTAATCGGCCGTGATTATGTCGAAGAGGAGTTGATCGTGGCCGGGCGTAGCTTTCGCTACCGCCAGCCGGAAGGCGCCTTTACCCAGCCCAACGGCGCGGTGTGCCAGAAGATGCTCGGCTGGGCCTACGACGTACTGGGCCAGCGCAACGACGACCTGCTGGAGCTGTACTGCGGCAACGGCAACTTCACCGTGCCGCTGGCCACCCGTGTACGCAAGGTGCTCGCCACCGAGATCAGCAAGACCTCGGTCAACGCCGCCCTGGCCAACCTGGCCGATAACGCTGTGAACAACGTCGAACTGGTGCGCCTGTCCGCCGAAGAGCTGACCCAGGCGCTCAACGAGGTGCGCCCGTTCCGCCGCCTGGCCGGTATCGACCTGAAAAGCTACGAATTCGGCAGCGTCTTCGTCGACCCGCCACGCGCCGGCATGGATCCGGACACCTGCGAGCTGACTCGACGCTTCGAACGCATCCTGTATATCTCCTGCAACCCGGAAACCCTGGCCGCCAACATCGCCCAGCTCGATGACACCCATAAGGTCACGCGTTGCGCACTGTTCGACCAGTTCCCCTACACCCATCACATGGAATCGGGTGTTTTGCTGGAAAGGCGCTAA